From a region of the Gammaproteobacteria bacterium genome:
- the ubiE gene encoding bifunctional demethylmenaquinone methyltransferase/2-methoxy-6-polyprenyl-1,4-benzoquinol methylase UbiE, whose protein sequence is MKTTHFGFERIPASDKKRKVGGVFRSVAPRYDVMNDLMSFGIHRLWKFYALLLANVRLGQRVLDVAAGTGDLALRLADTVGPGGEVVLCDINDAMLTQARDRMIDRGFAGNVRYVLADAERLPFADDYFDRVTIAFGLRNVTDQNAALTAMHRVLKPGGSLSVLEFSRPQDWLKPMYDLYSFKALPLMGRVVAGDADSYRYLAESIRMHPDQETLLGMMTRAGFEHCNYYSMSAGIVAAHRGYKV, encoded by the coding sequence ATGAAAACCACACATTTCGGCTTCGAGCGCATACCGGCGAGCGATAAAAAACGCAAAGTCGGCGGTGTGTTTCGCTCGGTCGCGCCGCGCTACGACGTCATGAACGATCTGATGTCGTTCGGCATCCATCGCTTATGGAAATTTTACGCGCTGTTATTGGCCAATGTGCGCCTTGGTCAGCGGGTGCTGGATGTGGCCGCCGGCACCGGTGATCTGGCGCTGCGTCTGGCGGACACGGTTGGACCCGGCGGCGAGGTGGTGTTGTGCGACATCAACGATGCGATGCTGACCCAGGCTCGCGATCGCATGATCGACCGCGGGTTTGCGGGCAACGTGCGCTACGTGCTGGCCGACGCCGAGCGCCTGCCGTTCGCGGACGATTATTTCGATCGCGTTACCATTGCGTTTGGTCTGCGTAACGTCACCGATCAAAATGCCGCGCTCACGGCCATGCATCGGGTGCTCAAACCGGGCGGATCACTGTCGGTGCTGGAGTTTTCCAGGCCACAAGACTGGCTTAAACCAATGTACGATCTGTATTCATTCAAAGCGCTGCCGTTGATGGGGCGGGTGGTGGCGGGGGATGCGGACAGCTATCGGTACCTCGCCGAATCCATACGCATGCATCCTGATCAGGAGACTCTGCTGGGGATGATGACGCGCGCCGGCTTCGAGCACTGCAACTATTACTCCATGAGCGCCGGCATCGTCGCGGCGCACCGCGGTTACAAGGTCTAG